Proteins from a single region of Punica granatum isolate Tunisia-2019 chromosome 8, ASM765513v2, whole genome shotgun sequence:
- the LOC116188753 gene encoding putative wall-associated receptor kinase-like 16 — protein sequence MNGRVVAIKKARLLDRSQVTEFINEVIVLSQINHKNVVKLIGCCLETELPLLVYEFITNGTLSKHLHDNGGQHSMSLSSWGARLRVAAETARALSYLHSDAAIPIFHRDVKSTNILLDENFTAKVSDFGASRLMPSDKTQISTLVRGTFGYLDPEYFHSSQLTEKSDVYSFGVVLAELLTGMKAISFDKPEMERNLSMVFDLAVMEDRCLEMIDKRIINEGNAEHIREVALLASRCLNVRGVDRPSMKEVALELEGILRLTEQHPWIHQDSTNFEESEDLLRGIHVDNFDAGPISMTSSENTMKNQLVPFSVEDER from the coding sequence ATGAATGGCAGGGTAGTCGCCATCAAGAAAGCCAGACTGCTAGACCGGAGTCAGGTGACTGAGTTCATCAACGAAGTCATCGTCCTCTCTCAGATCAACCACAAGAACGTGGTTAAGTTGATCGGCTGTTGCCTGGAGACGGAGCTCCCTCTGTTAGTTTACGAGTTCATAACAAATGGCACCCTCTCCAAACATTTGCACGACAATGGTGGACAGCACTCCATGTCATTGTCCTCTTGGGGGGCTCGCCTACGTGTGGCTGCTGAAACAGCGAGAGCACTTTCGTATTTGCACTCAGATGCCGCTATTCCAATCTTCCATAGGGATGTTAAGAGTACCAACATACTGCTGGACGAGAATTTTACAGCTAAGGTATCGGATTTTGGAGCCTCCAGGCTGATGCCATCGGACAAGACTCAAATAAGTACTCTAGTGCGAGGCACATTCGGGTACCTAGATCCAGAGTACTTCCACTCGAGCCAATTAACAGAGAAGAGTGACGTTTATAGTTTCGGGGTTGTCCTTGCTGAACTACTCACTGGAATGAAGGCTATTTCTTTTGACAAGCCTGAAATGGAGAGGAATTTGTCCATGGTTTTTGATTTGGCAGTGATGGAGGACCGTTGCTTGGAGATGATCGACAAACGGATTATAAATGAGGGGAACGCAGAACACATCAGAGAAGTTGCGCTGCTAGCTAGCCGGTGTTTGAATGTAAGAGGGGTGGACaggccatccatgaaggaagTCGCACTCGAGTTGGAGGGGATACTTAGACTGACCGAACAACACCCTTGGATACATCAAGATTCAACTAATTTCGAGGAAAGTGAAGACTTGCTCAGGGGAATCCACGTCGATAACTTTGACGCAGGCCCCATCAGCATGACAAGTTCTGAGAATACTATGAAAAATCAGTTGGTACCTTTTAGCGTTGAGGATGAAAGATAG
- the LOC116187245 gene encoding wall-associated receptor kinase 2-like: protein MLHPRVLNVFGVMIMLLSVSAPLLQLAAQTKPRCTSPCGRLEIPYPFGTIDRGSHCYYDAEPSLSFVIFCDNSTDPPVPYWGSKSSNIPIVDISVDNHEMRVMMFVAHDCYNSSGDNIRSNSPSAGLANFKLSSTKNRFTVVGCDSYAYFMGQQNNIFSTGCMSLCNTITDVNSGSCSGIGCCQASLPRNMKAFDISLGSYYNHTTVYDFNPCSFAFVAENDYFNFSIASLKNITEEKMPTVLDWSVGKNQTCEVARKNMASYMCKENTNCTDVDPDNGEVTRGILTSPGQKAAMILMSATTQIHVTRQRCAQTRFATLVVTALKVTKGTQVKAAQVVYIKRSTNFSLLHSASAWVACCSSFALPG, encoded by the exons ATGCTTCATCCTAGAGTACTTAATGTATTCGGGGTCATGATTATGTTATTATCAGTATCAGCTCCACTATTGCAGCTTGCAGCTCAAACGAAGCCTCGTTGCACGAGTCCATGTGGACGCCTAGAGATCCCTTACCCTTTTGGCACCATAGATAGAGGAAGCCATTGCTATTATGACGCTGAACCATCTCTGTCATTTGTCATCTTCTGCGATAACTCCACAGACCCTCCTGTGCCTTATTGGGGCAGCAAATCGTCCAATATCCCAATAGTTGATATCTCAGTGGACAATCACGAGATGCGCGTCATGATGTTTGTGGCTCATGACTGTTACAATTCATCAGGAGATAATATTAGGTCGAATTCACCCTCGGCTGGGCTTGCCAATTTCAAATTATCCAGTACCAAGAACAG GTTCACGGTAGTTGGTTGTGATAGCTATGCCTACTTCATGGGGCAGCAGAACAACATCTTCTCGACCGGGTGTATGTCTCTCTGCAACACCATCACTGACGTAAACAGCGGGTCATGTTCGGGCATCGGATGCTGCCAGGCCAGCTTGCCAAGGAACATGAAGGCCTTCGACATCTCCCTCGGCAGTTACTACAACCACACCACCGTCTACGACTTCAACCCATGCAGCTTTGCATTTGTTGCCGAGAATGACTACTTCAACTTCTCCATCGCATCTCTTAAGAACATAACTGAGGAGAAGATGCCTACGGTTCTTGACTGGTCCGTCGGGAAGAATCAAACGTGTGAGGTGGCCCGAAAGAATATGGCAAGCTATATGTGCAAGGAGAACACCAACTGTACAGATGTTGATCCTGATAATGGGGAGGTTACAAGGGGAATCCTTACCTCTCCAGGCCAGAAGGCTGCCATg aTATTGATGAGTGCAACAACTCAAATCCATGTCACGAGACAGCGTTGTGCACAAACCAGATTTGCAACTTTAGTTGTCACTGCCCTGAAGGTTACAAAGGGGACCCAAGTAAAGGCGGCGCAGGTTGTATACATCAAAAGGAGTACAAATTTCTCTTTATTGCACTCG GCGTCGGCATGGGTTGCTTGTTGCTCCTCCTTTGCGCTTCCTGGTTAG